Part of the Gadus macrocephalus chromosome 22, ASM3116895v1 genome, gataGACTACTGATACCCAGTGATAGGTTACCGTCATGGTTGTTAATAACATTTTGACCAGCGCAACGTTAAATAGCGGATAGTGATCTTCAATACAGCGAATCCAATGATCATATCTGAAACATTTGTGTGTAGGTGATGATTCTCCTTGAATTAACCTTTTCTTGATCATGAATGACTTATCAGTTGTGTTACGTGACTGTGGTCGTTACTTCTCCCATTATGAATGGATTTTTAAAGTGAGACATATTACAGATATGGGAAGCTTTTAATACTGTCGTAGTCTGGAGAcgagtgaaacaaatggcacgAGAAATAGTCCATCAGATAATCTATCAAATTGGCACGGCAATGACCACAAGCAGTGTTGGGAAACGTAACTTGTGAAAATAAGTCATTGAGTCACAACGTCATTGAAAATGATGTGTTATTACGCTATCCTCAGAGAAGAGTAATGCATTCGAATATTTGTTTGTCCTTTTGTGTAATCACTTTTAGCAGACACTGGTCAAAGTCTGTGTGCGATCACCAAACAGGACAAAGGCTGTCAGTGAATTAATTCGAGAGGCAAGACATCACAAATGTAATTCAGATACATTGACGACCACATGACATGTTTATGACATGTTTATGTTGAAGATGGCAGTGAATACGTCCAAAACATTAACGCTAGCCTTCAGTAACAAACTCTGCTGAGATTGCAGAGACAGAACCTCATTTACAAACACAACCCACAGTTATTTATGTGGTCATTTATTAGTATTTTAGCCCTCATGTATATTCATGCGTCTCATATTCTtataaaaaaggtaaaatatAATCACAAAAAATGAAAACTAGAATGCATGGATCAGCGAGGATTAGCGGTGTTGGGGTTGACCAGCGCTGGTGCGTGCACTCTAGTGGAAAAATAACAAGAAGGACTACTGCTCTGGAAGGTCTCCTGGTGGAAGGTTCTGGCTTCAGCCCCCAACGTCTGCATTCTACCCATCAGTATCATTGAACAAGATGCGTAACCCTCTACCATTCATTAACTATTGATCGATTTATTGATCAGTTGATAACAATGTGCTACACTACTAAATAGTAATGACAGACCGAAACTCAAACAATCAGTAATAGAAAGAGAATGACTACCCTATGAGGTGTATATTTCTGACAAAAGAGGACTATAAAGCAAAGACCCAGAGAGGTAGAACTGTTGTCTTTTCTTACCGTCATAGTATCGATTTTCCCCTTCACTTGTTCGTTTTTTGGCTAAGGCTCTTTCCAGACACTCCTTGGTGTAGAGTTGTGGGTTCCGTCCTTGGTCGATGTATCTGAGGGAGCAAGCGGCCACACTGGTTAAGACTGCCCTGGTTTGAAATGCTACTTATAGGATCTAGGCTACCACAAAAGATCATTTGATTATTGATCATTCTTGGATATATCAAAATAGTGCTCCCATGTTCTGCTGtatataaaaatatgtatatgaATATTGATGTTCAGGAAAATTAAAAAGGAAAGTGTTCGGTCAGTacaacacataaccacacacacacacacacacacacacacacacacacacacacacacacacacacacacacacacacacacacacacacacacacacacacaaatagattaCTATAGATTATATAAGAGTATGTTCAAGTGTTTTATCAAAAGATCGCAAACATGCTACAATTGCATGCATGGTTAACATGAGATCGATGAAGAGAAACTCACTCAAACGCCTCCAGAGGAACGTTGATCTCATGGAGCTGTTGACGACACTTCTCGATATCTTGTAGTCCAGAAATCATGAAATTTCTGCAATATAAAACGCTCGAATGAAAGAGCTTGTCTAACAAAACCTTAACCATGCTTTATAAGAAAGATATACATAATTTCAGTTTGTGTGCATAACGTGACTTACAGTTTCTGATTcagtcctgtctggctgctggGCTGGAAGTCGCTCACGATGATCCCGAGTTGACGAATATTCTCCACAAACTTCTCGAGATGCTCTTCTAGATTATCAAACCGTTCCGCCATTTTTAAATGACTCTAATGAATGACAACACAATATATGTATCATTAGATTACAGCAATAATTTGACAATTCATAGCCTGGCTTTCTCTGGATGAGATATTAACAACCTGTTTCCGGCAGTGTgagagccaatggctgaagaGAATGCTCAGCAACCTTGTATAAACCAATCATGGTTTGTCGTATTTTGATTGCAAAAGTCGTAAAACGTCGTTAGGGACCTGNNNNNNNNNNNNNNNNNNNNNNNNNNNNNNNNNNNNNNNNNNNNNNNNNNNNNNNNNNNNNNNNNNNNNNNNNNNNNNNNNNNNNNNNNNNNNNNNNNNNCAAAAGCCCACACCTttgctctttgttttttttcctcatcCTCTGTATACCTTACATCCAAGCGGACGCGACCGGCCGGACACTGGGGTCTGGTCCCTCCAGTCTCCGTCCTCACGTGATAACCTAGTGTTCCCACTCCCCCAGACTGGGAGGgctcggaggggggggggggggggggttataaggACATAGTGGCCGTTGCGATTGAACGTGATATGGTCAACTGTCCATGttgagaatgtgtgtgcgtgtcagccGCCGTCAGAAGGCAGCCTGTGGCCGTGTTTTCCAGTCGTCGGTAGGAGCACAGCTATTTTGAAACGTGTCTCTGTGATCTCGTCCAGAAGCGCACGTGACCCGGTCAGAGGTTCGGCGACGATGCCGACAAACAGTGGTGACGTGGTTTTGACGCAGACCATTAGCGATTGCTTAATTTATTCACTGATGTTTGCTGACATCGCTTACCAAAATGGCTATCTCAATCCTTCGTCTTCTgcccatctgtctgtgtgtcgtccccaccccccccccccccccctctcgtctctctccgTAGGGGACGTATCTGCAGGAAAGCGGGGAAGTCCAAGAAGGCCTTCAGCCGCAAGGAGGCGGAGGCCACCTTTAAGTCCCTGGTGAAGACCCACGAGAAGTACGGCTGGGTCTCCCCTCCCGTGTCAGACGGCTGAGGCTTCTTGCCCCCCCCGCggggcccccacccccacccctgtgACCTCCAGCACccgtcgcctcctcctccccccccctccccgtatCTCACCTCCTCACACCCTCCTCCCCGTGGATACAAGACCATCATCgagcgatgacatcatcatgctAACTCAACGCCACTCTTTCATCATATAAAAAAATCtcgatgggggtgtgtgtgtgtgtgtgtgtgtgtgggggggggggggggggtttggatgTTTCTTTCTGCGGTTTATATCGTTTTCATTGGACTCATTTTTGCAAAGGAACGAAGAAGGAAAAACCTCGGAGCAACCGGACGGAGCCTCGTTCCTCCTCCGAGGCTGCTCCTCTGCCTCTCGTCAGGTGACCCAAGGGCCGTCTCATCATTggctatttattattattatttttattttattttttgccgACGAACAGGAATAGCAGGACCCATGTGATCTCACCGCCCTGGTTACCCATGTGACCTCACCAGCTGGTGACCCGAAAGACAGTTGAATGAAGGAAACTTGCTCCGCcatctttttctctcccccccccccccacccacaatGCACAGAGCACTCAggcgacatcacttcctgtcgtCGTGCTATTGTTCTGGTCACATTTGCATATGAATAATGTTGTTAGTATTTAATAGATGGGCTAAGTGCACTAGTGATTTTACGCTctcatctgccccccccccctccctcccccttcattTCTCTACTTCATTTTGACCGGGGCCGTTGTGTCACACTTCAATGCAACATGATGATTGTTAATTCCTATGGagctgtgctctctctctctctctctctctctctctctctcgctctctctctctctcttctctctctctactctctctctctctctctctcgctctctctctctctctctctcgtttcgttgcGCTCCATCTCTTTTGTGGCTATATTTAGAGCTCACTGTTTGGTAGTTAAATATCGATTTCTCATTGAGAAAGAGTCACACATTGCTATATGCAGAGAATGTCTGTCaatccctgctctctctctctctctctctctctctctctctctctctctcctctctctctctctctctctctctctcatctctctctctctctctctctctctctttattcctattctcttctttcctctcatattaatgtgtgtgtaggagaggaaggagaaatgTTATTCCCATGATTTATATACCAGATGGTACAGCAAGGCTTCAGCGCCCGTGTTTGTGTACgcatgttcgtgtgtgtggctgtctgtgtgttgtgtgcgtgtgtgtgtgtgtgtgtgtgtgtgtgtgtgtgtgtgtgtgtgtgtgtgtgtgtgtgtgtgtgtgtgtgtgtgagacagctaGGGAGACAACcctttaacaaaaagaaaagattaTTTACCGTGGATGACGACAAGTGCTTGCAGAAATGGCTGTTTTTCTGTCTTGTTATGTCATGTCTGTGCGTCTCGGGCTAACaaccacagacaaacacacatacacacacacaccacacacacacgcgcgcctaGATGAACACACGCAAGCAGGGATGCCcaccatgtggacacacacacatacatatatggggatataccacacaaacacgcaatgCTCAGCGGGTTGCATCACTGATCGCACACGGTGCACCTGCTGGCACCGGCCCACACGCACGCAGGAGTACCTCTGGAGACCGGCTTCAGGGGGTCTccagacagggtgggggggggggggggggcgggggggcggtgcTTAATCAATGTGGCTGTGGTGTCGGTTGTATTTACATCTACAGCCATTAAGCACCGATATCAATCTGTTCCGTCCCAGTAGCGACACGGCATGTGCAGAACCCTCCTGCTCCCCcatctgtgtgcgcgtgcgtgtgtgtgtgtgtgcgtgcgcgcatgtgtgtgtgtgtgtgttgtttacctCAGCTACTACTGCAAGTCAGTCAAATGTCAAAGAGGAAGCTGCTAATTGGCCTGACATTTCTGCAGAGCTCCTTtcgaggaaggagagggagagggaagagtgACATTTGTCACTCCCCTCTCCCATGGCAGCAGGGGAGCGACTAAATCACGACAGAGGCCCCCTGCATCGCTGTATGCCCCCTGAAACAAACACGCTGTTCCCATGGTACTTCCTGATTGGCTTTGGCTGCTATCAGTTTTCAACATTAGCCAATCCAAAGCCAGAACTGTCCAaaatgcctgtatgtgtgtgtttttttttgtgtgtgtgtgtgtgtgtgtgtgtgtgtgtgtgtgtgtgtgtgtgtgtgtgtgtgtgtgtgtgtgtgtgtgtgtgtgtgtgtgtgtgtgtgtgtgtgtgtgtgtgtgtgtgtgtgtgtgtgtgtgtacacgccctctttgttaaaaaaaagaaaagagaaacatAGCACCATCTGGTATGtggtcatgtgtgtttgtcctctATTTACTTGGCTCTTCATTTCAGGGTTGGTTGTATTGTGTTCTCTTGGCCTACGAGCGAAAGGAGACCATttaaaaatgaattattatatGACAAAATATCTGAAAAACTTGAGTGTGTTGCTGGTCTCAAGAGAATCATTTTGTGATCTAGTTTAGATGGGTAGTTTAAAGACACTAAACAGGTTATGTTGTAATATATCTGCATGTGATATGTGAGTGTAGTAGCTAGCTAGATCTTTTTTTCAAGAAAAGCAAGAAAAAACGGACAAACAAAATTCAACAGCAAACGCTTCTCTTCTTCCCTCTTCTTTTATCCGTTCTGTACGTACCTTCTGTTCTCCTTTCTAAGTGTCCTGAATATGTCACCTTGTGTTTTatgaatgtttgtgttttaatttatttgtgGTTTGCCAAAATGAAGATTTTCAAAGCATGTCGCAGGGATTGTCACCGAAGAAGAAATagaaacgaaaaaataactgaaGGAAACAAAACTATGAATGATAGCCCAGGCGTCAGTGTTCTGGCAGGGAGTTGTGTCCACATCTTGGCGACTACACACCAAACTTTCTATTAAGGTTGCTGTCTATTGAATATGGAAAGCAACACATAATAGACACAATAGTAGGATTATGAAATCGTTCCAGAAATATGTCCCCTGATTGACGTCATCACCCTCCAATGGGCTGAAGCGGAGGTGTGCCCCGCCCCTTACTGGTCTCATGATCTCAGTCCCAGTACAACCTCTGTGTTGCTTTAATTACACCCACCGGGGTCTGACCTGTGACCTGGTTTTATCGGTTCCTATCATCCCCCACACAggcccaagcccccccccccccccccccccagataacaacacaaagggTTTCGGACAAGACCAAGATCATGGatttcaaagaaaataaaaaagacgAGAGGTCGTTGCAAGACCAAACAGGAATGTGCAATAAAAGCTACAGCTTATTCAAACCCTGCAGACTTGGaagttgtgttttcttttgttgaCACTTTGCAGACACTGAATATCACACACCTGGATAACTATATCAGTGGATGTAATACATTTGAATGCTATCCATGTTAATGGTCAAACATACTCTTGGGATGCTGTCTGTGCGGCCCGTCTGTCTGAGCTCCTCTAGTTGACCCAAGCATCCTTGGTGAGCAGTCTAATCCCCCGGCCTCTTCACTAATAGGTCTTTATCACAGAGCGTCTGTGCTGGAACACACTGTTCCTGTGTTCCTTTCGCCCCTGACATTGTCCctggtgtttctgtgtttctgtgtgtgtgtgtgtgtgtgtgtgtgtgtgtgtgtgtgtgtgtgtgtgtgtgtgtgtgtgtgtgtgtgtgtgtgtgtgtgtgtaaatgtgtgtgtgcacacacgcgcacacacacacaatgtgtgtgtgtgcgcgtgcgcgtgcttTAAAGAAGTATAGTGTCTATGCAGGGGCAAATGGGAGAGATAAAGAGGCCGATATTCAACtgcaaaccaaaaataaaatttgAAGGGTAGCATTGTCAAGGTTATCATgttcctctctctgtcgctctcttccCCACTATCTCTCTTTCCCAAACGCCATCTCtcaccccgctctctctctctctctggacatTAAAGAGGAGCCTAAAGGCGACTGATGCACTAAACCGTATCGGATCATAGGGTCGTTAGAATCCAGCCAGCGTATCAAAGCTGTCTGCCTCCACTGCACCAAACAGTACCTTTAAAACAGACAAATCTGTTTCTTCACGGTGAATAATGCATGAATGAGACTAGCTGTACAGTGCAGAGactgaacacatgcacacacattggaTTAAGCATACAATCACGCCAGCCATCTTGGGGTGAGACGCTGACCTGACAATAGCACCGCTCATGAAGGAAGAAACAGAGTGTGGATCGCAACAAACgacatgagagacagagacagagagcaggacaCAGCGAAAGAGAGTGACAAATGGGAGGATTGGATAACGGCACGCTTAATAACCTGTAGACATTTAGGAAAATGAGTTTAATTTCCTGAGGAGTCCAAGCAGCCAACCTCAGAGAAAGCACACACAGGAATGCACGTGAATGTTTGTGCACACTGATACTTGAAATTCGAGAGAAAGCTAAACAGCCCAAAACATTCATTATTAAACTGCCAGACAACAGAATGCGATTCCCCAAAGGTTACCTGGACACTGACTCGccaaaacactctcacacacacagaggaggatcAATAGAGCTAGAGGACACTCAGCATAGTATCCGCTGGTCCATCCCTCATCCAGTAGAATTAGGGCCAAAAGCACAATGCAAGGCATACATTaatgcaaaaaaacaaagaagcaaaGCAGCACAACCTTATTGAGGCCATTGAGAacaacttcaaaacaaaatacCTCACAGTATGGATGTCTGTTGGGTCACAAGCTGGATTAGTGCTTTCTATTTCTGACCAGGAGAACATCCCACCGTGCC contains:
- the med10 gene encoding LOW QUALITY PROTEIN: mediator of RNA polymerase II transcription subunit 10 (The sequence of the model RefSeq protein was modified relative to this genomic sequence to represent the inferred CDS: deleted 1 base in 1 codon), which produces MAERFDNLEEHLEKFVENIRQLGIIVSDFQPSSQTGLNQKLNFMISGLQDIEKCRQQLHEINVPLEAFEYIDQGRNPQLYTKECLERALAKNEQVKGKIDTMTKFKSLLISELGKVFPEEMAQYKAIHGEDHHS